A single Verrucomicrobiota bacterium DNA region contains:
- the ccsA gene encoding cytochrome c biogenesis protein CcsA has product MKQFIGSLIFLVSSIFISAEIYESPVRAGAFESLVVQDQGRLKPFDTFARSQLLLFRGSSSINRQSATDWLLELLIVPEKAFERKVFKVVEKEAILALGIGLDPDYLYSFNELRNGIGERLDSLKLLIEKKPEERLRAETQLLTLYSKVSKYHALSRTLTGLLADIRIENEELAKAIGLEARKAYTYREFMQSRVLLAKELQSLQGRTEGDAISEKESAMVDLVQQLQVKMVDQGSDLIRMIKPLQNQKEGDWFSPWGIMDGRNFSEWEIARIKELEAIVGAFSVDAFADVSAQVALANSSLNVPVHYKAELFYNKSRLFLFSTVLYSFAFLILLLGYMLNSTLVQRIAFASLVLGLFLQISAILLRVYILERPPVSTLYESIIFVSAILVLFACVIEFIRKDTIGLIVGSIAGIVLNYIASRYALDGDTAVMLVAVLDSRFWLLTHVQTITIGYAISLLAGLVAHVYLVIRIKDPTDQKLHTDIFKVSYGVGLVAVFFTTFGTILGGIWGDQSWGRFWGWDPKENGALLIVMWLLVLVHGRLSGHLKELSFSVAMALTPITVAVAWFGVNLLQVGLHSYGFDDGTAKKLLWFCIAEVVFAFGAGMIIHFRNKTPITSPKASS; this is encoded by the coding sequence ATGAAGCAGTTTATTGGAAGTCTCATTTTTCTAGTATCGAGCATTTTCATAAGCGCTGAGATTTACGAGTCTCCTGTTCGCGCCGGTGCCTTTGAATCACTGGTGGTCCAAGATCAAGGCCGGCTAAAACCATTTGATACCTTTGCAAGGTCTCAATTGTTGCTTTTCCGCGGAAGTTCATCGATCAATCGGCAAAGCGCCACAGATTGGTTGCTGGAGCTCTTGATTGTTCCTGAAAAGGCCTTTGAGCGGAAGGTTTTCAAAGTAGTTGAAAAGGAAGCGATTCTGGCTCTGGGAATCGGATTGGATCCGGACTACCTGTATTCCTTTAACGAGTTGAGAAACGGCATTGGTGAGCGGTTGGATTCCTTGAAACTTCTTATTGAAAAGAAGCCCGAGGAGCGTTTACGGGCAGAGACACAATTGTTGACCTTGTACAGCAAGGTTTCTAAATACCATGCTCTCAGTCGCACTCTGACTGGCTTGCTTGCAGATATCAGAATTGAAAATGAGGAGTTGGCCAAAGCCATTGGATTGGAGGCACGAAAAGCTTACACCTATCGGGAGTTTATGCAGTCGCGTGTATTATTGGCTAAGGAGCTCCAAAGTTTGCAGGGGCGTACTGAAGGCGATGCGATTTCAGAAAAAGAAAGCGCGATGGTTGATTTGGTGCAACAACTTCAAGTTAAGATGGTTGACCAGGGCTCAGACTTAATCCGCATGATCAAGCCATTGCAAAACCAGAAGGAGGGCGATTGGTTTTCTCCCTGGGGAATTATGGATGGGCGAAATTTTTCTGAATGGGAGATTGCCCGGATAAAAGAACTTGAAGCTATTGTCGGTGCATTTTCAGTCGATGCCTTTGCAGATGTATCTGCACAAGTAGCGCTTGCCAATAGTTCGCTCAATGTGCCGGTGCATTATAAAGCGGAACTGTTTTACAATAAATCACGCCTGTTCCTATTTAGCACGGTTCTTTATTCTTTTGCGTTTCTGATTCTGCTTTTGGGCTACATGCTCAACAGTACGCTCGTGCAACGAATAGCCTTTGCCAGTCTTGTTTTAGGCTTGTTTCTGCAAATTTCCGCAATTCTTTTGCGCGTTTATATTCTGGAAAGACCCCCGGTATCTACGCTTTACGAATCTATTATTTTTGTATCAGCGATATTGGTACTCTTTGCCTGCGTCATCGAATTTATCAGGAAGGACACGATTGGGTTGATCGTTGGTTCTATTGCTGGAATTGTCTTAAACTATATTGCATCGCGATACGCATTGGATGGAGATACCGCGGTAATGTTGGTTGCTGTATTAGACTCGCGGTTCTGGCTTCTTACGCACGTTCAAACCATAACCATTGGTTATGCTATCTCTTTACTGGCAGGACTTGTCGCGCATGTTTATCTGGTAATACGTATTAAAGATCCGACTGATCAGAAGCTGCATACAGACATTTTTAAAGTTTCTTATGGGGTTGGTTTAGTTGCGGTCTTCTTCACTACCTTTGGGACCATTTTAGGTGGAATTTGGGGTGACCAATCCTGGGGGCGTTTCTGGGGCTGGGATCCTAAGGAAAATGGTGCCTTGCTTATTGTGATGTGGTTGTTAGTTCTGGTCCATGGTCGATTATCAGGTCATTTGAAAGAGCTTAGCTTTTCAGTTGCTATGGCTTTGACCCCCATCACGGTCGCCGTGGCCTGGTTTGGTGTGAACCTTTTGCAGGTTGGATTACACAGTTACGGATTTGATGATGGAACCGCCAAGAAGCTTCTCTGGTTCTGTATTGCTGAGGTTGTTTTCGCTTTCGGAGCAGGTATGATCATTCATTTTAGAAACAAAACTCCGATAACTTCCCCAAAGGCTTCCAGTTAG
- a CDS encoding alkaline phosphatase D family protein has product MRFHSFSILALIICCTVPIFQGCVPRIDPKAGQGILVGEVTDSSALVQVRLTVGENLLDGDLEGTAGVVEFILLNATDGSEINRATAKASAYRDFIARVFFEKLSPGTQYEIHTRLGVDEDHLITGPVASFKTLPGKERSEAVRFVVVTGMNYAKFHGDNRIDRDIHLLLNATELAAPYEGADKHLGYPALETILKMKPDFFVGTGDNVYYDTPKEPRAETLTEMRQKWHEQFVQPRYHSLFAKVPTYWEVDDHDYRIDDGDNSGDYRPSPAEARRIFLEQLPIAPMEATDIKTYRTHRVSKELQIWFVENRMYRSPNAMEDGPGKTIWGAEQKAWLKKTLLESDATFKLMVSPTPMIGPDSLHKTDNHADIGGFQHERDEFFEWLGNSGVGSSNFYIICGDRHWQYHSISPEGIQEFASGALTDTNSRLGVNPGDENSTDPKGLINQVYTQNPNSGGFLLVKVSPGSGNKRATLTFDFHDEKGVKLYSQSKQ; this is encoded by the coding sequence ATGAGATTCCACTCGTTCTCCATTTTAGCTTTGATCATTTGTTGCACGGTTCCGATCTTTCAAGGATGTGTTCCTAGGATCGATCCGAAGGCTGGTCAGGGAATCCTTGTAGGGGAAGTGACGGATAGTAGTGCCCTGGTTCAAGTGCGTCTGACTGTTGGTGAAAACTTGCTTGATGGAGATCTTGAAGGAACCGCAGGAGTTGTTGAATTTATTCTTTTAAATGCGACCGATGGTTCTGAAATAAATCGAGCGACCGCTAAAGCGTCTGCCTACCGGGATTTTATTGCCCGTGTTTTTTTTGAAAAACTTTCACCAGGGACTCAATATGAAATTCATACGCGACTCGGAGTGGACGAAGATCATCTGATTACTGGCCCTGTGGCGTCTTTCAAAACACTACCTGGTAAGGAGAGATCAGAAGCTGTCCGGTTCGTGGTCGTGACAGGTATGAATTATGCGAAATTTCACGGAGACAATCGTATCGATCGGGACATCCATTTATTACTTAACGCAACGGAGTTGGCTGCACCTTACGAGGGTGCTGATAAACATCTGGGATATCCTGCCCTGGAAACCATTTTGAAAATGAAACCAGATTTTTTTGTAGGGACGGGCGACAATGTTTACTATGATACTCCCAAAGAACCTCGTGCTGAAACGCTCACAGAAATGAGGCAGAAGTGGCACGAACAATTTGTTCAGCCTCGGTACCATAGTCTGTTTGCCAAAGTCCCAACTTATTGGGAAGTGGACGACCACGATTACCGAATAGATGATGGTGACAACTCCGGTGACTATAGGCCATCGCCTGCCGAAGCGCGGCGCATATTTCTCGAGCAACTTCCCATTGCTCCCATGGAAGCCACAGACATTAAAACGTATCGTACGCACCGGGTGAGTAAAGAGCTGCAAATCTGGTTTGTTGAAAACCGCATGTATCGAAGCCCAAATGCGATGGAAGATGGGCCAGGGAAAACGATTTGGGGCGCGGAGCAAAAGGCATGGCTCAAGAAAACGCTTTTGGAAAGTGATGCTACTTTCAAACTCATGGTATCACCTACACCCATGATCGGTCCGGATTCTTTGCACAAGACGGACAATCATGCAGATATCGGAGGATTTCAGCACGAGCGGGATGAGTTTTTTGAATGGCTGGGAAATTCAGGTGTCGGTTCCAGCAATTTTTATATCATCTGTGGAGACAGGCATTGGCAGTATCATTCCATTTCTCCGGAAGGAATACAGGAGTTTGCCAGCGGTGCTTTGACCGATACCAATTCGCGTTTGGGTGTGAATCCGGGCGATGAAAATTCCACTGACCCGAAAGGTCTGATCAATCAGGTTTATACACAGAATCCAAATTCTGGAGGATTTCTTTTGGTTAAGGTTTCACCAGGATCTGGAAACAAAAGGGCAACGCTTACTTTTGATTTTCACGATGAGAAGGGCGTGAAACTCTACTCTCAATCTAAACAATAA
- a CDS encoding sulfatase — protein MTRIIKSALILLLTTFVPFAKGVVPENLNVLFIAIDDLNTRLGCYGFDHVSSPQIDKLAQEGVRFDRAYCQYPSCGPSRTSVLTGLRPQTTGMINNSMSFRELAPDAVTLPQLFKSNGYHTARVGKIFHQRVPLDIGTSGADDPASWHEVVNPKGRDVDEKDLMTIYTNKLAITDTMGFLKADGEDSEQTDGKVVDETIRMLEERKGEPFFIAAGLYRPHTPYIAPKKYFELYDLATTEVPYLPPGYRDTVPPGALSSTADWPNFGTTEDEARDCILAYDACISFVDTQVGRLLTAVDRLGLRDNTIVVLWGDHGYHLGEHGLWRKNSLYEESARAPLIFRVPGIEPAENGSPAIVEFVDIYPTIADLAGLVPPVELEGISLKPLLENPNASWDRPAFIQTLFVDVPGYSVRTDRWRYVEWGTSGDKGIELYDQFEDPKEMKNLAGSIAHATTINQLKQLINRNWPSN, from the coding sequence ATGACCAGAATAATTAAATCGGCATTGATTCTCCTGTTAACGACCTTCGTTCCGTTTGCGAAGGGCGTAGTTCCTGAAAACCTGAATGTGCTTTTTATAGCCATCGATGACTTGAACACACGATTGGGGTGTTACGGTTTCGATCACGTTTCTTCACCTCAAATTGATAAGCTGGCGCAAGAGGGAGTACGCTTCGATCGGGCGTACTGTCAGTATCCTTCCTGTGGGCCCAGTCGAACATCCGTGTTGACCGGTCTGCGACCGCAGACGACAGGCATGATCAATAATAGCATGTCGTTTCGTGAGTTGGCCCCTGATGCCGTGACTTTGCCACAACTGTTTAAAAGCAATGGTTACCACACCGCCCGGGTTGGAAAAATATTTCATCAACGGGTGCCCTTGGATATCGGAACGAGTGGTGCGGATGATCCGGCATCGTGGCATGAAGTGGTGAATCCGAAAGGCCGCGACGTAGATGAGAAAGACCTGATGACCATTTATACCAATAAATTGGCTATTACCGATACGATGGGTTTTCTTAAGGCGGATGGCGAAGACTCGGAGCAGACGGATGGAAAGGTGGTTGATGAGACAATTCGGATGTTGGAAGAGCGCAAAGGGGAACCCTTTTTTATCGCTGCCGGACTTTATAGACCACACACTCCTTATATTGCGCCCAAGAAATACTTCGAGCTATACGACCTGGCAACAACAGAGGTGCCTTACTTGCCACCTGGGTATCGTGATACGGTGCCACCTGGTGCTTTAAGCTCCACTGCTGATTGGCCTAATTTCGGAACTACTGAAGATGAAGCACGTGATTGTATTTTGGCTTATGATGCCTGTATATCTTTCGTTGATACACAAGTTGGGCGTTTGCTGACTGCAGTGGATCGACTCGGATTACGCGACAATACTATCGTCGTGTTGTGGGGAGATCATGGTTATCATCTTGGAGAACATGGCCTCTGGCGAAAAAACAGTCTATATGAGGAATCGGCTCGCGCTCCATTGATATTTCGAGTTCCCGGAATAGAGCCCGCGGAAAATGGTTCTCCAGCTATCGTGGAGTTTGTAGATATTTATCCGACGATTGCCGATCTTGCAGGGCTTGTTCCTCCGGTTGAGCTTGAAGGCATTAGTCTAAAACCATTGTTGGAAAATCCGAATGCCAGCTGGGATCGTCCTGCTTTTATTCAGACCTTATTTGTAGACGTCCCCGGCTATAGTGTTAGGACCGATCGGTGGCGTTACGTGGAGTGGGGGACCTCAGGTGACAAAGGTATCGAACTGTATGATCAGTTCGAAGACCCGAAGGAAATGAAAAATCTGGCAGGATCCATAGCTCATGCTACTACTATAAATCAATTGAAGCAGCTGATAAATCGGAACTGGCCAAGTAACTAA
- a CDS encoding RidA family protein has translation MSAEEKIKELGLELPPRPPKGGVYKSVVIVNGLAYFSGHGPYKSDGTMYVGRVGDQVDQEFAYAAARQTGLAILSTLQAELGSLNRVKRVVKLLGLVNSAPDFYSHPAVINGCSELFAEVFGEEAGVGTRSAFGVAALPGNISVEIEGIFEIE, from the coding sequence ATGAGTGCAGAAGAAAAAATTAAAGAACTCGGATTGGAACTTCCACCACGTCCGCCAAAGGGCGGAGTTTACAAGTCGGTGGTTATCGTGAATGGCTTGGCCTACTTTTCGGGCCATGGACCCTACAAAAGCGACGGGACGATGTATGTGGGAAGAGTTGGCGATCAGGTGGACCAGGAGTTTGCTTATGCGGCGGCGCGACAAACAGGCTTGGCAATTCTTTCCACCTTACAGGCGGAACTGGGATCTCTGAATCGGGTTAAGCGTGTGGTTAAATTGTTGGGGCTGGTGAACAGTGCTCCTGATTTTTATAGTCACCCCGCGGTCATCAACGGCTGCAGCGAACTCTTTGCCGAAGTATTTGGCGAGGAGGCCGGTGTGGGTACCAGGAGCGCGTTTGGTGTAGCTGCCTTACCTGGAAATATTTCCGTGGAGATAGAAGGCATTTTCGAAATCGAATAA
- a CDS encoding helix-turn-helix transcriptional regulator, whose translation MPKIHIKNNIRALRFKNGEMTQQQLADKVGVTRQTIFAIEQAKYSPTLELAFKIAATFVEPLDAVFQYEPE comes from the coding sequence ATGCCAAAGATTCACATCAAAAACAATATCCGGGCTCTTAGGTTTAAAAATGGAGAAATGACCCAGCAACAATTGGCCGATAAGGTGGGCGTAACGCGACAAACCATTTTTGCCATAGAGCAGGCGAAATACTCACCTACCCTCGAATTGGCATTTAAAATAGCTGCGACCTTCGTTGAACCGCTCGACGCCGTATTTCAATACGAACCCGAGTAG
- a CDS encoding U32 family peptidase yields MITEIPLPETELLAPAGCFPSLQAGIASGADAVYFGLAQLNMRARARRSFGLEDLPEMMNRCREGGVKACLTLNTLLYDHDLKLVYKLLEVAAENKVDAVIASDMACIMRARELGLEVHLSTQLSVSNIESFKFYTQFCDRIVLARELTLKMIRKLYEQIVAADLRGPSGRPAEIEAFAHGALCVAVSGRCGMSLHTDNASANRGACVQNCRKEYDVVDKETGKKLTIDNNFVMSPNDISTIEFLDQLLQSGIKVLKIEGRGRSPEYVHTVISSYRKAIDAVHAGTYSAEFVAVLLDDLKSVYNRGLSEGYYLGRDQGWSATYGSKATKQKVQVGRVSHYYNKLNVAEITSSGKVAVGDEYVIIGETTGVVEGTVDEIHLEDGKVDSVKAKDVFSIRVPKKVRKNDKVYLMIPVAG; encoded by the coding sequence ATGATCACCGAAATTCCATTGCCAGAAACCGAGTTACTGGCCCCAGCTGGTTGTTTTCCGTCCTTACAGGCTGGAATCGCATCCGGTGCCGATGCTGTTTATTTTGGTTTGGCCCAATTAAATATGCGCGCACGAGCCCGGCGCTCTTTTGGGTTGGAGGATTTGCCGGAGATGATGAATCGTTGCCGGGAAGGTGGAGTAAAAGCCTGCCTTACTTTGAATACCCTTCTTTACGATCACGACCTCAAATTGGTTTATAAGCTTCTTGAAGTGGCTGCGGAAAATAAGGTGGATGCGGTGATCGCTTCCGACATGGCCTGTATCATGCGTGCGCGTGAATTGGGATTGGAAGTTCACCTTTCTACTCAATTATCGGTTTCCAATATCGAGTCATTTAAATTCTACACTCAGTTCTGTGACCGTATTGTTTTAGCCCGTGAGCTGACTCTGAAAATGATCCGCAAGCTCTATGAGCAGATTGTTGCCGCAGATCTTCGTGGACCCAGTGGTCGTCCGGCTGAAATAGAAGCCTTTGCTCACGGTGCGCTTTGTGTCGCTGTATCCGGACGTTGTGGCATGTCCCTTCATACCGATAACGCCTCTGCCAATCGCGGTGCTTGTGTTCAAAATTGCCGCAAAGAATATGATGTGGTCGACAAGGAGACGGGCAAGAAGTTGACGATCGATAACAATTTCGTGATGTCGCCCAATGACATTTCAACCATCGAGTTTTTGGATCAACTACTACAATCAGGTATCAAGGTGTTGAAGATCGAAGGACGAGGTCGTTCACCTGAATACGTACATACTGTTATCAGTTCCTATCGGAAAGCGATTGATGCAGTTCATGCCGGGACCTATTCGGCGGAGTTTGTTGCCGTGTTGTTGGACGATCTGAAATCCGTCTACAACCGTGGACTTTCTGAAGGTTACTACTTGGGACGTGACCAGGGTTGGTCGGCGACTTACGGTTCAAAAGCAACCAAGCAAAAGGTGCAGGTTGGTAGAGTAAGCCATTACTACAACAAACTCAACGTAGCAGAAATTACTTCAAGTGGTAAGGTGGCAGTCGGCGATGAATACGTCATCATTGGGGAAACTACCGGCGTCGTTGAGGGTACAGTGGACGAAATTCATCTGGAAGATGGAAAAGTAGATTCCGTCAAAGCCAAAGATGTATTTTCGATTCGGGTACCTAAAAAAGTTCGAAAAAACGACAAGGTCTATTTGATGATCCCGGTAGCTGGTTGA
- a CDS encoding ferredoxin, whose amino-acid sequence MLRIIHKQPECIGCDLCCDVAPNYWFMNDEGLAELHSVIRTVGTLQFGEGWEEDRKALKEAEENCPVHIIRIEE is encoded by the coding sequence ATGCTCCGCATAATCCACAAACAACCTGAGTGTATCGGGTGTGATCTCTGTTGTGATGTAGCCCCTAATTACTGGTTCATGAATGACGAAGGTTTGGCGGAGCTTCATTCCGTGATTAGAACGGTCGGAACACTTCAATTTGGCGAAGGTTGGGAAGAAGACCGCAAAGCCTTGAAAGAAGCTGAAGAGAATTGTCCGGTACACATTATTCGCATTGAAGAATGA